One segment of Terriglobia bacterium DNA contains the following:
- a CDS encoding fibronectin type III domain-containing protein: MRPYITAVTLAASKSVLRGKSTAVLFCLAVFFAFATFSANAQSTITPTTSTIQFAGTPAQSSITAPTGAQVLYGTALSPVTNQPIRHLWVGDATAGLCRMDPDLDSPGPYAINPATCLSGFAILGGAMALDPGNNLLYFVDNQRVSQGIFRISYLPAGDNGNGSLDQTSLFSLGGSPSGSIFPAGQTGCALPGSQLFPNSAALDPEGNLWVGLAKAALIFKFNNPGAVTSTNFGTCSQFMQNVATIPNNRVGAGIAWMGHDLWGASPESVFVIPNADTVCLVGTNPACSSSNGTIKLTLPSIVGATAMTGDQFYPAINGNNLYIGLPTDVAWVGNVTGGSAGQTLTLTYTNSSANPLSNVTSVGIDGTDPANLIVYAGDDPSALGTAGAGRLFQTTQTSAAPAPPGAPLDVIATGGGTLPAAIAWSPAQVAQPITSYTVHNNFASNGLLLPDVLVAPLGGGLFPPTSANINVAQNVAYQFQVSASNAQGSSPLSAPSNVVPLGAGIPAAPTGVGAIAGDTQAYVSWTAPINSNGTLITSYTVTALVNGVPTGISSTIAAPSSSSVNTIVSGLTDGTAYSFTVHATSAGGDGLESDPSAPITPSAANVPVMKILVSGPPSQNPVPAIVSYEVTVTNTSLFPVTNVIVNNVLSTTDGAFIIVTEPPQGTCTAGGTGVTNVACGLGNMAPGQVVVIDVAVQMQKAQITLTSRVTANDVAGSSTTFKEEHRTTSPPGAPPPTGSAQISVPISGNGLPTSLNPGQAGTLTWTVQNTTGVQANNLLLALNIDSLLTITGVTATPNSGSNPVTCNAPVPGLINTNLVLCSIASLGGPKSANPVTVMKVTVNITAPNQNNLQLLPTGTVSFDGIDTSNPTATITIRVH, encoded by the coding sequence GTGAGACCCTATATTACGGCTGTTACATTGGCGGCAAGCAAATCTGTTTTGCGCGGAAAGTCCACGGCAGTTTTGTTTTGCCTTGCAGTTTTCTTCGCGTTTGCAACTTTTTCAGCAAACGCCCAATCAACGATCACCCCAACTACCAGCACAATCCAGTTTGCCGGCACACCTGCACAGAGTTCAATCACCGCTCCCACGGGCGCTCAGGTGCTTTATGGCACAGCTCTGAGCCCGGTCACAAATCAACCAATCCGCCACCTTTGGGTAGGCGACGCCACCGCGGGCCTCTGCCGCATGGATCCCGATCTCGATTCTCCGGGGCCTTATGCCATCAATCCTGCAACCTGCCTCTCGGGTTTTGCCATTCTGGGCGGAGCCATGGCCCTTGACCCGGGCAACAACCTGCTTTACTTCGTCGACAATCAGCGCGTCTCTCAAGGTATTTTTAGAATCAGCTATCTTCCCGCCGGAGACAACGGCAATGGATCGTTGGATCAAACATCGCTCTTCAGTCTGGGCGGCAGTCCATCCGGCAGCATCTTTCCCGCAGGACAGACCGGTTGCGCTTTGCCCGGCTCTCAGCTCTTTCCTAACTCCGCCGCTCTCGATCCTGAAGGTAATCTCTGGGTCGGCCTGGCCAAGGCTGCGCTGATATTTAAGTTCAACAATCCAGGTGCCGTTACATCTACGAACTTTGGAACGTGCAGCCAGTTCATGCAGAACGTTGCCACCATCCCCAATAATCGCGTGGGCGCGGGCATTGCATGGATGGGACACGATCTTTGGGGCGCCAGTCCTGAATCTGTATTCGTAATTCCCAATGCTGATACGGTTTGCCTCGTTGGCACCAACCCGGCGTGCAGTTCCAGCAATGGCACAATCAAGCTCACCCTTCCCTCTATCGTTGGCGCTACGGCCATGACTGGCGACCAGTTCTATCCCGCCATCAATGGCAACAATCTTTATATTGGCTTGCCCACGGATGTCGCGTGGGTCGGGAACGTCACGGGTGGTTCGGCAGGTCAGACCCTTACTCTCACCTACACCAACTCGTCTGCGAATCCGCTTTCCAATGTCACGTCCGTAGGAATTGATGGGACCGATCCTGCGAACCTCATTGTGTACGCTGGTGACGATCCCAGCGCTCTTGGCACAGCCGGAGCCGGAAGATTGTTCCAGACCACACAAACATCCGCCGCGCCCGCGCCTCCCGGAGCTCCGCTCGATGTCATCGCTACCGGCGGCGGCACGTTACCTGCAGCTATCGCATGGAGTCCCGCGCAGGTGGCCCAGCCGATCACCAGCTATACCGTCCATAACAACTTCGCGTCCAACGGTCTTCTGCTTCCAGACGTGTTGGTCGCCCCGCTTGGTGGCGGTCTCTTCCCGCCCACATCCGCCAACATTAATGTTGCGCAAAACGTGGCATATCAATTCCAGGTTTCCGCCAGCAATGCACAGGGTTCCAGTCCGCTATCAGCACCCAGCAATGTGGTGCCGCTAGGCGCCGGAATTCCTGCCGCGCCAACCGGCGTCGGTGCGATTGCCGGAGACACGCAGGCATATGTCTCCTGGACAGCTCCCATCAATAGCAACGGCACGCTGATTACTTCTTATACGGTGACCGCTCTGGTGAACGGCGTTCCCACGGGTATCAGTTCAACCATTGCCGCCCCGAGCAGCAGCAGCGTGAATACCATCGTCTCCGGACTCACTGACGGCACGGCGTACAGCTTCACCGTCCATGCCACAAGTGCTGGAGGAGATGGTCTGGAATCGGATCCTTCAGCTCCAATCACGCCTTCAGCCGCCAACGTCCCGGTGATGAAAATCCTGGTCTCGGGACCGCCTTCGCAAAATCCTGTACCGGCGATTGTCTCCTATGAAGTCACGGTCACAAATACCTCGCTCTTCCCGGTCACTAATGTGATCGTGAACAACGTTCTCAGCACCACGGACGGAGCATTCATCATTGTTACTGAGCCGCCACAGGGAACCTGCACGGCGGGCGGGACGGGCGTAACAAACGTGGCTTGTGGGCTAGGTAACATGGCTCCTGGCCAGGTGGTTGTCATTGATGTGGCTGTGCAAATGCAGAAAGCGCAGATCACGCTCACCTCGCGCGTCACGGCAAATGATGTGGCCGGGTCATCCACCACTTTCAAGGAGGAGCACCGCACTACTTCGCCTCCTGGAGCGCCTCCGCCAACCGGCTCGGCGCAAATCTCCGTCCCGATTTCAGGCAATGGCCTGCCCACCAGCCTCAACCCAGGACAGGCGGGAACTCTGACCTGGACGGTCCAAAACACTACAGGCGTTCAGGCAAACAATCTCCTGCTCGCGCTGAACATTGACAGCCTGCTGACGATTACTGGAGTGACCGCCACTCCAAATAGCGGCAGCAATCCCGTCACATGCAATGCACCTGTTCCGGGATTGATCAACACAAACCTGGTGCTCTGCAGCATTGCCAGCCTCGGCGGCCCCAAATCGGCAAACCCGGTTACGGTCATGAAAGTGACGGTCAACATCACCGCGCCCAACCAGAACAACTTGCAGTTGCTGCCCACAGGCACAGTCAGCTTTGACGGGATCGATACGTCAAATCCGACGGCAACTATAACGATCCGAGTCCATTAA
- a CDS encoding fibronectin type III domain-containing protein translates to MSSSTRTTAAQGKNCVQTLSARNLFCLVTILMLAIVTAKAQTIVTPPTTTVQYLGVPNPQGTTDAAVTAPLGGIILTGTALSPATGQPERHLWVADATSGICRVDPDLDSPGPYAMNLQTCPFKINGASITGGPMAFDPTPHFLDPANPTVATNYLYFVDEQRASQGIMRIGYIATGDSGHGFLDFSSVFVMAGNTTGARFGGGTTGCPLPGNPGLPAAATLSPLGDLWVGFKKSGSIVRFNQPGTASETGFGTCDQFITPVATVNKISNGLAFVGHDLWGADGTSPFFVKNADTTCAVPPHGLCLAPTDVINVLAGPIGAAPTATMSDQYYPAVNGNNVYFSLSPAGGPFNTAWLGNASAADAGMAATTLDTTFYGTFNPVGGPSQAIANINGLGVDASDPANIVLYSADDYGGAGLLGQGMWFQTCQGIPGPVPAPAPAPYVLNCPTPPATAAPGAPLNVFGVASNNAVTVNWSPAQSNQPVTSYTVNTLIGGVAAGSQAVVPAAGSLFPPTSVFIGGLTNGTTYTFTVSATNASGTSPDSAPSAPVTPPGIAIPAAPTGVSAIPGDTQASVSFTVSPPPQGAPITSYLVTSSPGGILASIPPPATGNIGTALVGGLTNGVSYTFTVQAINLAGPSLPSAPSNAVTPSATHVPVLNVTMSGPSSVSSVPSQATYTITVSNPITATSNFPANVSVTHTLSPIPATIVAGGASRNVATGIVTITTSSPHGLNIGQSITIAGVTDASFNGTFTIQDVPTATTLTYAQAGAAATSGSGTITGLPLSNILVAQTSQGTCTAGGSGVISVSCNQGVLNAGSSATMTVTVQVQNQAILNTVVASGTDQAGTLLANATTSEATTVPLPTVSTISTAVSVAGNAQAPNPNVGQAGNITWTISNTSFTPAPNVVFTLFTPNGLIINSPNPPSVTVNNGGSAVCAAGTAATVNGVNGTQFVCSVTATATNPTAALGGSTKGGAKPPQTMIVTQNVTPAAGTSKAVFNVIGTVTFGPGGTDTLPNSKTVVITVR, encoded by the coding sequence ATGAGCTCCTCCACACGGACTACAGCTGCCCAGGGCAAAAACTGCGTTCAAACACTCTCAGCGCGCAATTTGTTCTGTCTGGTAACAATTCTGATGCTCGCCATTGTCACGGCGAAAGCCCAAACCATCGTCACGCCACCCACTACAACAGTTCAATATCTTGGCGTACCTAACCCGCAGGGCACCACCGATGCCGCGGTCACCGCACCTTTGGGCGGCATTATTTTAACGGGGACGGCGCTCAGTCCCGCTACCGGCCAACCGGAACGCCACCTGTGGGTGGCGGATGCTACTTCAGGGATCTGCCGTGTGGATCCGGACCTGGATTCGCCCGGACCATACGCAATGAACCTGCAAACTTGCCCGTTCAAGATTAATGGCGCGTCCATTACCGGCGGCCCCATGGCGTTTGATCCCACGCCGCATTTCCTTGATCCCGCGAATCCTACGGTCGCAACGAATTATCTCTATTTCGTAGATGAGCAGCGCGCGTCACAGGGCATCATGCGAATTGGCTATATCGCCACCGGTGACAGCGGCCATGGCTTTCTGGATTTCTCCAGTGTATTTGTAATGGCAGGCAACACTACCGGCGCGCGCTTCGGCGGAGGCACTACAGGTTGCCCACTTCCTGGAAATCCCGGTCTGCCGGCTGCGGCGACTCTTAGTCCTCTCGGCGATCTCTGGGTCGGCTTCAAGAAGAGCGGCTCGATCGTTCGTTTCAACCAGCCGGGCACCGCGTCTGAAACCGGCTTCGGCACTTGCGACCAGTTCATCACGCCTGTTGCCACGGTCAACAAAATATCCAATGGCCTGGCTTTTGTTGGCCATGATTTGTGGGGCGCGGACGGCACGTCGCCTTTCTTTGTAAAAAATGCCGACACCACCTGCGCCGTTCCTCCGCACGGATTGTGCCTTGCCCCAACGGACGTGATCAATGTGTTGGCCGGACCAATTGGCGCGGCTCCCACGGCCACCATGAGCGACCAGTATTATCCCGCCGTCAACGGCAACAACGTGTATTTCTCGCTCTCTCCCGCGGGTGGTCCTTTCAACACTGCATGGTTAGGAAACGCCTCGGCTGCCGACGCTGGCATGGCGGCAACGACTCTCGATACGACTTTTTACGGCACGTTCAATCCCGTGGGCGGCCCCAGCCAGGCAATTGCAAACATCAATGGCCTGGGTGTGGATGCCAGTGATCCCGCCAACATTGTGCTTTATAGCGCTGACGATTACGGCGGCGCGGGTTTGCTCGGGCAAGGCATGTGGTTCCAGACTTGCCAGGGCATCCCTGGTCCGGTCCCTGCGCCGGCGCCTGCACCTTACGTGCTCAATTGTCCGACTCCTCCCGCCACGGCTGCTCCCGGCGCTCCGCTCAACGTTTTTGGAGTCGCCAGCAATAATGCCGTCACGGTAAATTGGAGTCCGGCACAATCGAATCAGCCGGTCACCAGCTATACCGTGAACACCTTGATTGGCGGCGTTGCAGCTGGTTCACAAGCTGTTGTTCCGGCCGCTGGCTCTCTCTTCCCGCCCACCTCTGTTTTTATCGGCGGCCTGACAAATGGCACCACGTATACCTTCACCGTCAGCGCCACAAATGCCTCAGGCACCAGCCCGGATTCGGCTCCGAGCGCTCCGGTTACTCCTCCGGGCATCGCAATTCCTGCGGCTCCCACGGGCGTATCGGCCATTCCTGGTGACACACAGGCATCCGTATCATTCACAGTCTCACCGCCTCCACAAGGCGCGCCCATCACTAGTTATCTGGTGACGTCGAGTCCTGGTGGAATTCTGGCCAGCATTCCGCCACCAGCAACCGGAAATATCGGCACGGCATTGGTCGGCGGTCTTACCAACGGCGTGAGCTACACATTTACGGTCCAGGCCATCAACCTTGCTGGTCCGAGCTTGCCTTCCGCGCCTTCGAATGCCGTCACTCCGTCAGCAACTCATGTGCCGGTTCTAAACGTAACGATGAGCGGTCCCTCGTCGGTTTCTAGCGTGCCGTCGCAGGCCACTTATACGATCACTGTTTCCAATCCGATTACTGCCACGTCGAACTTCCCTGCTAACGTGTCAGTAACTCACACCTTGTCCCCGATTCCCGCCACGATCGTTGCTGGCGGCGCATCGCGCAATGTGGCTACGGGCATCGTCACAATCACTACGAGCAGCCCGCACGGATTGAACATCGGACAGAGCATAACCATTGCTGGAGTTACCGATGCATCGTTCAACGGAACATTTACGATCCAGGATGTTCCAACCGCCACCACGCTGACATATGCTCAGGCAGGTGCCGCGGCTACCAGCGGTTCCGGAACCATTACCGGTTTGCCGCTGTCTAACATTCTGGTGGCTCAAACCAGTCAGGGTACGTGCACTGCAGGGGGCTCTGGCGTGATAAGCGTTAGCTGCAATCAGGGAGTCCTGAATGCCGGATCTTCGGCAACCATGACCGTGACCGTGCAAGTCCAGAACCAGGCCATCCTCAACACTGTGGTCGCAAGCGGAACTGACCAGGCCGGTACGCTGCTGGCAAACGCAACTACCAGCGAAGCAACCACCGTGCCATTGCCGACAGTTTCAACTATATCGACGGCTGTCTCAGTGGCGGGCAACGCACAGGCTCCAAATCCTAACGTGGGCCAGGCAGGTAACATCACCTGGACCATCTCCAACACAAGCTTCACACCCGCTCCAAATGTTGTGTTCACCCTCTTCACTCCAAACGGGTTAATCATCAATTCGCCAAATCCGCCGAGTGTGACGGTAAACAACGGAGGCTCTGCTGTTTGTGCGGCTGGTACAGCGGCAACCGTGAATGGCGTCAACGGGACGCAGTTCGTTTGCTCCGTCACCGCAACCGCGACAAATCCAACCGCGGCCCTTGGCGGATCCACCAAAGGCGGCGCCAAACCACCGCAAACCATGATCGTCACTCAGAACGTGACTCCGGCAGCGGGCACGTCCAAAGCGGTGTTCAACGTGATTGGCACGGTCACTTTCGGACCGGGAGGCACCGATACGTTACCTAACTCGAAAACTGTGGTCATCACCGTGAGATAG